The Methylotenera sp. G11 genome includes a window with the following:
- the lnt gene encoding apolipoprotein N-acyltransferase: MPILTKNQPYARLGNTLLPAALGALSVLGFAPFYVYPASIASLVGLIYLWRTCGTAKQAAIIGFMYGLGLFGTGIYWIYISLHTYGGMPGIMAGLSTFLLAAFLSLFPAATGALSKHISANRKHALLIAVPVFWALADWIRSWIFTGFPWLTIGYSQLPHSPLAGYVPLVGVYGVSLITVLTASLISTFTAKNLAASRRRGAAGALLVIMVAGGLLKLVEWSTPSSEPLSVSLLQGNIDQTIKWAPEIAERTLHQYLDMAEQSASRLIIMPETAMPVLSSNMPPEMIMRMKQHAIKNRGDILVGMVERENGEYFNSVLSFGTAETAVYRKSHLVPFGEFIPFKLMFGWIYRDWLHMPLSDLSRGSTHQQPMQVAGEKVAVNICYEDVFGEEIIRQLPSATLLVNVSNDAWYGDSYAAEQHMQFSQARALETGRMMLRATNTGATAIIDHKGHMIAHAPHFVQTTLDGTVQGYTGTTPYVRWGNWPFIAFSLLTIILLWRRNRLTRSSC; the protein is encoded by the coding sequence ATGCCGATACTCACTAAAAACCAGCCATATGCCCGATTGGGCAATACCCTTTTACCAGCCGCATTGGGCGCCCTGAGCGTACTCGGGTTTGCCCCGTTCTACGTTTACCCGGCCAGCATCGCTTCGCTCGTCGGTTTGATTTACCTCTGGCGCACGTGCGGGACGGCAAAACAGGCTGCCATCATTGGGTTCATGTATGGCCTGGGCCTGTTCGGCACAGGAATATACTGGATCTATATCAGCCTTCATACCTACGGCGGCATGCCCGGCATCATGGCGGGGTTATCCACATTCCTGCTGGCTGCATTCCTGTCACTGTTTCCCGCTGCGACCGGGGCGCTGAGCAAACATATTTCAGCCAACCGGAAACACGCACTGCTGATTGCGGTGCCGGTATTCTGGGCATTGGCTGACTGGATCAGGAGCTGGATCTTTACCGGATTCCCATGGCTCACGATCGGCTACAGCCAGCTCCCGCATAGCCCGCTGGCAGGCTATGTGCCATTAGTCGGCGTTTATGGCGTTTCGCTGATCACCGTGCTGACTGCCAGCCTGATCAGCACATTCACGGCAAAAAACCTGGCGGCTTCCCGCCGGCGCGGTGCGGCAGGCGCACTGCTGGTCATCATGGTTGCCGGCGGGCTGCTGAAGCTGGTTGAATGGTCGACGCCAAGCAGCGAACCGCTCAGCGTAAGCCTGCTACAGGGCAATATAGACCAGACCATCAAATGGGCGCCGGAAATTGCAGAGCGCACATTGCATCAATACCTGGACATGGCGGAACAAAGCGCATCCAGGCTCATTATCATGCCGGAAACAGCCATGCCGGTTCTATCCAGCAACATGCCGCCGGAGATGATCATGCGTATGAAACAGCACGCGATCAAGAATAGAGGCGATATTCTGGTAGGCATGGTAGAACGCGAAAACGGCGAGTATTTCAACAGTGTTTTAAGTTTCGGCACCGCAGAAACTGCTGTTTACCGCAAATCGCACCTGGTACCGTTTGGAGAATTCATCCCGTTCAAGCTGATGTTTGGCTGGATTTACCGTGACTGGCTGCACATGCCGCTAAGCGACCTGTCGCGCGGCAGTACTCATCAGCAGCCTATGCAGGTCGCCGGCGAGAAAGTGGCCGTCAATATCTGCTACGAAGATGTGTTCGGCGAAGAAATCATTCGCCAGCTACCATCGGCAACGCTGCTCGTGAATGTCAGCAATGACGCATGGTATGGCGACTCCTATGCCGCAGAGCAGCATATGCAGTTCTCGCAGGCACGGGCCCTGGAAACCGGCCGCATGATGCTGCGCGCGACCAACACCGGCGCCACTGCCATCATCGACCATAAAGGCCACATGATTGCCCACGCACCGCACTTCGTGCAGACTACACTTGATGGCACCGTGCAAGGCTACACCGGCACCACGCCTTATGTGCGCTGGGGCAATTGGCCGTTTATAGCATTCAGCCTGCTCACCATTATCCTGCTATGGAGACGCAACAGGCTTACCCGCAGTTCATGTTGA
- a CDS encoding lysophospholipid acyltransferase family protein, with the protein MLFIRSSLFFLGQVITAPIFTLIALIALPLNPVTRNVLISGWARSMIWWLRITCGIRHEVTGLENLPQSPSIILSKHQSAWETLAFQAIFPTQVYVLKRELLWIPIFGWGLAMSSPIAIDRSAGREALKKLVENGAARLKSGLWVVIFPEGTRIAPGEKGKYLIGGAWLATHTKTQVVPVAHNAGRYWAKNTFIKKPGTIHIHIGKPIQAAGVKADVLNQQVEQWIESEMAVLDA; encoded by the coding sequence ATGTTATTTATACGCTCAAGCCTGTTTTTCCTCGGGCAGGTCATCACGGCCCCGATATTCACGCTGATTGCCTTGATTGCGTTACCGCTCAACCCGGTCACCCGCAACGTGCTGATTTCCGGCTGGGCACGCAGCATGATCTGGTGGCTGCGCATCACCTGCGGCATCCGCCATGAGGTCACCGGGCTTGAAAACCTGCCGCAATCCCCGAGCATTATCTTAAGCAAACACCAGTCAGCATGGGAAACCCTGGCTTTCCAGGCAATATTCCCGACCCAGGTTTATGTGCTGAAACGCGAACTGCTGTGGATTCCCATATTCGGCTGGGGCCTGGCAATGTCTTCACCTATTGCAATCGACCGCAGCGCGGGGCGCGAAGCCTTGAAGAAACTCGTGGAAAACGGGGCAGCAAGGCTTAAAAGCGGCCTGTGGGTCGTCATCTTTCCTGAAGGCACACGCATAGCCCCCGGCGAAAAAGGCAAATACCTGATCGGCGGCGCATGGCTTGCCACGCATACCAAAACCCAGGTAGTGCCGGTAGCGCACAATGCAGGCAGATACTGGGCAAAAAATACTTTCATCAAAAAACCCGGCACCATTCACATCCATATCGGCAAGCCGATTCAGGCTGCGGGCGTAAAGGCCGATGTATTGAATCAGCAGGTAGAGCAATGGATCGAATCTGAAATGGCAGTGCTTGACGCATGA
- the ybeY gene encoding rRNA maturation RNase YbeY: MPKLQASIQLASSENKLPSPAQFRKWAKAALRVDTEVTIRIVDEAEGRELNRTYRGKDYATNVLTFPLTEEPYLMGDIIICAPVVAKEAKEQHKDLLAHYAHLTVHGILHLHGYDHETDAQAELMEGLETAIVTKLGYASPYLITEGA; the protein is encoded by the coding sequence ATGCCTAAACTACAAGCCAGCATCCAGCTTGCAAGCAGCGAAAACAAGCTGCCGTCACCCGCCCAGTTCCGCAAGTGGGCGAAAGCCGCGCTCAGGGTAGACACCGAGGTTACGATCCGAATCGTTGATGAAGCGGAAGGCCGTGAGCTTAACCGCACATATCGCGGCAAAGACTATGCGACCAATGTGCTGACATTCCCCCTGACCGAAGAACCTTACCTGATGGGTGACATTATCATCTGCGCCCCGGTCGTTGCCAAAGAGGCTAAAGAGCAGCATAAAGACCTGCTGGCGCACTATGCGCACCTGACCGTGCACGGCATCCTGCATCTGCATGGCTATGACCATGAAACAGACGCCCAGGCCGAGCTGATGGAAGGCCTGGAGACTGCAATTGTCACAAAATTAGGGTATGCTTCGCCTTATCTCATTACAGAGGGTGCCTAA
- a CDS encoding phosphate-starvation-inducible protein PsiE gives MSPERFRFSKVMQRVLGVVEQSVLIIIGLATVFAVFQAVGHIWQARTITVGDILLLFLYLEVMTMLNHYLSAGTLPVRYPLYIGIIALARFLVLDIKELDAMTMFALSGSILLISISILIVRYGHVRFPYTDGSDLQSRTDQ, from the coding sequence ATGTCTCCTGAAAGATTCAGATTCAGCAAGGTAATGCAGCGTGTTCTGGGCGTTGTCGAGCAGTCGGTACTGATTATTATCGGGCTTGCGACCGTGTTTGCCGTGTTTCAGGCTGTAGGCCACATCTGGCAGGCGCGCACCATTACCGTCGGCGACATTCTGCTGCTGTTCCTGTACCTGGAAGTCATGACCATGCTCAACCACTACCTGAGCGCAGGCACGCTGCCGGTAAGGTATCCGCTATATATCGGGATTATCGCATTGGCGCGTTTCCTGGTACTGGACATCAAGGAGCTTGACGCCATGACCATGTTCGCCCTGTCAGGCTCTATCCTGCTGATTTCCATATCGATCCTGATCGTGCGCTACGGACACGTGCGCTTTCCTTACACCGATGGCTCAGACCTGCAATCCAGAACCGACCAATAG
- a CDS encoding M48 family metallopeptidase, producing the protein MSHTLMLPSGAQLHYRLERRQRRTVGLKITADGLVVHAPVRISLTLLESLISQKADWIQKKLNARHESKIPALQWLNGEQLLLLGNPVTLALSHDVRSRAVSHQPGQLALAMPNHDDQSAVSRKVLQWYRKQALTDFARRLEIFSARLGVALPKLLISNARTRWGSCNSKQEIRLNWRLLQAPPHLINYVVCHELAHLKEMNHSARFWAVVASIYPDYKAAEKELKAWSPKLHVM; encoded by the coding sequence ATGAGCCATACGCTGATGCTGCCATCCGGCGCCCAACTGCACTACCGTCTGGAGCGGCGCCAGCGCAGAACCGTGGGTCTGAAGATCACAGCCGATGGCCTGGTCGTGCACGCCCCGGTACGCATCTCACTCACGCTGCTGGAAAGCCTGATTTCCCAAAAAGCGGACTGGATACAGAAAAAACTCAACGCGCGTCATGAAAGCAAAATACCGGCGCTGCAATGGCTGAACGGCGAGCAGTTACTGCTGCTGGGCAATCCCGTCACACTGGCGCTGAGCCATGATGTGCGCTCCAGGGCGGTCAGTCACCAGCCGGGGCAGCTGGCATTGGCAATGCCCAACCATGATGACCAGTCAGCCGTCTCGCGCAAGGTGCTGCAATGGTACAGGAAACAGGCGCTCACGGACTTTGCCAGGCGGCTGGAAATCTTTTCGGCCAGGCTGGGGGTGGCACTGCCTAAATTATTGATTTCCAATGCCCGCACGCGCTGGGGCAGCTGCAATTCAAAGCAGGAAATCCGGCTCAACTGGCGCTTGCTGCAAGCGCCTCCGCACCTGATCAACTATGTGGTCTGCCATGAACTTGCACACCTGAAAGAAATGAACCACTCAGCCAGGTTCTGGGCGGTGGTCGCCAGCATTTACCCTGATTACAAAGCCGCAGAAAAAGAGCTCAAGGCATGGTCGCCAAAACTGCATGTCATGTAA
- a CDS encoding HlyC/CorC family transporter: MAADSEKPSNPKPNNKPSLLERLSHFLLREPEDREQLVALLHSAYEHNLMDADSLAMIEGVLQVSEMQVRDIMIPRSQMDVIDITDPPEVFIPHVIETAHSRFPVIEDDKNDVIGILLAKDLLRYYAGEEFEIRDMLRPAVFIPEAKRLNVLLKEFRSNRNHIAIVVDEYGGVAGMVTIEDVLEQIVGDIEDEYDYDEDEDNIIQNADGQYRVKALTEIADFNEILGTAFSDEEFSTIGGLVVNQFGHLPKRNDEITFDGLHVKVLRADSRRLHSILVEILPQADEDDHQ, translated from the coding sequence ATGGCTGCCGACTCGGAAAAACCCAGCAACCCTAAACCCAACAACAAGCCAAGCTTGCTGGAACGCTTAAGTCACTTTTTACTGCGCGAACCTGAAGACCGCGAACAACTCGTAGCACTGCTGCATAGCGCCTATGAACATAACCTGATGGATGCAGACTCGCTCGCCATGATTGAAGGCGTACTGCAAGTCAGTGAAATGCAGGTACGCGACATCATGATTCCGCGCTCACAGATGGATGTGATCGACATCACGGATCCTCCGGAAGTATTCATTCCCCATGTCATCGAAACCGCGCACTCGCGCTTTCCGGTGATTGAGGACGATAAAAACGATGTCATCGGCATATTGCTGGCAAAAGACCTGCTGCGCTACTACGCAGGCGAAGAATTTGAAATACGCGACATGCTGCGCCCGGCAGTATTCATCCCGGAAGCCAAACGGCTCAATGTGCTGCTGAAAGAGTTCCGCAGCAACCGCAACCATATTGCGATAGTCGTAGACGAATACGGCGGCGTAGCCGGCATGGTGACGATTGAAGACGTGCTGGAACAGATCGTCGGCGATATCGAGGATGAATACGACTACGACGAAGATGAAGACAACATCATCCAGAATGCCGATGGCCAGTATCGCGTTAAGGCGCTGACTGAAATTGCGGACTTCAACGAGATTCTCGGCACCGCATTCAGCGATGAGGAGTTCTCAACGATAGGCGGGCTGGTAGTCAATCAATTCGGCCACTTGCCCAAACGCAACGATGAAATCACTTTTGATGGCCTGCATGTAAAAGTGTTGCGCGCAGATAGCCGCCGCCTGCACAGCATACTGGTGGAAATCCTGCCCCAGGCGGACGAAGACGACCATCAATAA
- the gmhB gene encoding D-glycero-beta-D-manno-heptose 1,7-bisphosphate 7-phosphatase, which produces MKLVILDRDGVINEDSANFIKNPSEWIPIPGSLEAIALLNQSGYRVAIATNQSGVSRGLFDMATLNSIHDKMLRELATVGGRIDAVFYCPHSADDNCDCRKPKTGMIKEIAKRFSVELERVYAVGDALRDLQAFSNAGCQTILVRTGKGERTLAEGGLPENIIVCADLSEAVQTIISVS; this is translated from the coding sequence ATGAAACTGGTTATTTTAGACAGGGATGGCGTGATTAACGAAGACAGCGCCAACTTCATCAAGAATCCCAGCGAGTGGATTCCGATTCCCGGTAGCCTAGAAGCCATTGCCCTGCTGAACCAGTCCGGTTACCGGGTTGCAATCGCCACCAACCAGTCTGGCGTCAGCCGCGGCCTGTTTGACATGGCTACACTCAATAGCATCCACGACAAAATGCTGCGCGAACTTGCGACTGTCGGCGGCCGCATAGACGCCGTGTTCTACTGCCCGCATTCGGCCGATGACAACTGCGATTGCCGTAAGCCCAAAACCGGCATGATCAAAGAGATCGCCAAACGCTTTTCTGTAGAGCTGGAGCGCGTATATGCAGTGGGTGATGCCTTGCGTGACCTGCAGGCTTTTTCCAATGCTGGCTGCCAGACGATACTGGTGCGCACCGGCAAAGGCGAACGTACGCTTGCCGAAGGCGGCCTGCCCGAGAACATCATAGTCTGCGCGGATTTAAGCGAGGCTGTGCAAACGATTATTTCCGTAAGCTGA
- the glyS gene encoding glycine--tRNA ligase subunit beta: MSYKNLLVELFVEELPPKALKKLGEAFSSTLFDTLKAQGLTAVDSATTSFASPRRLAAHITAVASQAADKQISQKLMPVSVGLDADGNATPALLKRLNGMGLSENAVAQLTRQMDGKNEALFIAITQTGATLQNGLQNAVEVAISNLPIPKVMTYQLADGWSSVNFVRPAHSLLALHGSDVVAISALGLVAGNQTQGHRFEAASPIVTIKNADSYAQQLETEGAVIAGFAERRAEIERQLNAAAAGQNLKPIEDDALLDEVTALVERPNVLLGQFEEIYLEVPQECLILTMKANQKYFPLLDTHGKLTNKFLIVSNINPADPSAVIGGNERVVRPRLADAKFFFDQDRKKSLESRITSLDKVVYHNKLGSQGQRTERVTAIAIAIGKQLGGVDLAAKSGLAAQLAKTDLITDMVGEFPELQGIMGRYYAQHEGLDNDVAFAIEDHYKPRFAGDDLPRNAVGIAVALADKLETLVGLFSIGEKPTGDKDPFALRRQALGIIRMLIENKLPLPFTALIKSVLSAFDHQTTESTATIAAIKDFCFDRLSVSLRENGATPQEVDAVLSLEPALLSEIPQRLTAVRTFAELAEAPALAAANKRVSNILKKAEGEVQAQVNASLLQEPAEIALNAALGKVKPEADTLFENGDYTASLKALAALKAPVDDFFDNVMVNADNPALKANRLGLLATLHQAMNRVADLSKLAS; the protein is encoded by the coding sequence ATGTCATATAAAAACTTACTTGTTGAACTATTCGTAGAAGAACTGCCGCCAAAAGCCCTGAAAAAGCTGGGCGAAGCTTTCAGCAGCACGCTGTTTGACACACTAAAAGCCCAAGGCCTGACTGCCGTGGATTCGGCAACAACATCTTTTGCATCACCGCGCCGCCTTGCAGCACATATCACTGCAGTCGCTTCCCAGGCTGCCGATAAGCAGATTTCACAGAAACTGATGCCGGTAAGCGTAGGCCTGGATGCAGACGGCAACGCCACCCCCGCTTTGCTCAAGCGCCTGAACGGCATGGGCCTGAGTGAAAATGCAGTTGCGCAGCTGACAAGGCAGATGGACGGTAAAAACGAAGCTTTATTCATTGCCATCACGCAAACAGGTGCAACATTACAAAATGGTTTGCAAAATGCTGTGGAAGTTGCCATTTCCAACTTACCGATTCCTAAAGTCATGACCTACCAGCTGGCTGACGGCTGGAGCAGCGTGAACTTCGTGCGCCCTGCGCACAGCCTGCTGGCTTTGCATGGCAGCGATGTCGTTGCAATCAGCGCGCTTGGCTTAGTTGCAGGCAATCAGACGCAAGGTCACCGCTTTGAAGCGGCAAGCCCGATTGTTACCATCAAGAACGCTGACAGCTATGCACAGCAGCTTGAAACCGAAGGTGCAGTGATTGCGGGCTTTGCTGAACGCCGCGCTGAAATCGAGCGCCAATTAAACGCAGCAGCAGCCGGGCAGAACCTGAAACCGATTGAAGACGATGCGCTGCTGGATGAAGTCACTGCGCTAGTAGAACGCCCGAATGTGCTGCTGGGCCAGTTTGAAGAAATCTATTTAGAAGTGCCGCAGGAATGCCTGATCCTGACCATGAAAGCGAACCAGAAGTATTTCCCGCTGCTGGACACTCACGGCAAACTGACCAATAAGTTCCTGATCGTTTCCAACATCAATCCGGCAGACCCGTCTGCGGTGATAGGCGGTAACGAACGCGTGGTGCGCCCAAGGCTTGCCGATGCCAAGTTCTTCTTTGACCAGGACCGCAAAAAGTCTCTGGAATCACGCATCACCAGCCTGGACAAAGTGGTTTACCACAACAAACTAGGCTCACAAGGCCAGCGCACCGAGCGTGTGACTGCCATTGCCATTGCCATCGGCAAGCAGCTTGGCGGTGTTGACCTGGCTGCAAAATCAGGTTTGGCTGCCCAGCTGGCAAAAACCGACCTGATTACCGACATGGTAGGTGAGTTCCCTGAACTGCAAGGCATCATGGGGCGCTACTATGCACAGCATGAGGGCTTGGATAACGATGTGGCTTTTGCGATTGAAGATCACTACAAACCACGCTTTGCCGGTGACGACCTGCCGCGCAATGCTGTTGGCATTGCCGTTGCGCTGGCAGACAAACTCGAAACGCTGGTTGGCCTGTTCAGCATCGGTGAGAAACCGACCGGAGACAAGGACCCATTCGCACTCCGCCGCCAGGCATTAGGCATCATCCGCATGCTGATCGAAAACAAACTGCCATTGCCTTTTACAGCGCTTATCAAGAGCGTACTGTCAGCATTTGACCATCAGACTACCGAGAGCACAGCCACCATCGCCGCAATCAAAGACTTCTGCTTTGACCGTTTAAGCGTCAGCCTGCGCGAGAACGGCGCAACCCCACAGGAAGTCGACGCGGTGCTGTCGCTTGAACCGGCGCTGCTGAGCGAGATTCCGCAGCGCCTGACCGCCGTACGTACTTTTGCCGAGCTGGCTGAAGCGCCGGCACTTGCAGCGGCCAATAAACGTGTCAGCAACATACTGAAAAAAGCCGAAGGCGAAGTGCAGGCGCAAGTGAATGCAAGCCTGCTGCAGGAGCCAGCCGAAATCGCACTGAATGCAGCTTTGGGCAAAGTGAAACCGGAAGCTGATACACTGTTTGAAAACGGTGATTACACCGCGTCGCTCAAGGCGCTGGCGGCACTGAAAGCACCGGTCGATGACTTTTTTGACAATGTGATGGTGAATGCCGACAACCCGGCACTCAAAGCTAACCGCCTGGGCTTGCTCGCCACATTGCACCAGGCCATGAACCGCGTAGCGGATCTGTCTAAGCTGGCAAGTTAA
- a CDS encoding PhoH family protein has product MEFTLQPEDNARLANLCGTLDENIKQIETALEVNINRRGGTFSISGKQDNTRLAAQLIENFYIRAKKPIELEDIQLGLVEIDKLKPEDVTTSAMPVLMTRRGDLHGRTPRQVAYLQQIQDHDITFGIGPAGTGKTYLAVASAVDAMTRDRVKRIVLVRPAVEAGERLGFLPGDLNQKVDPYLRPLYDALYDLAGYDTVNKMFERGAIEVAPLAYMRGRTLNQSFIILDEAQNTTPEQMKMFLTRIGFGTKAVITGDVTQVDLQRHQKSGLVEAQKVLKDIKGIAMTHFLSGDVVRHPLVQKIVNAYENYEQNHKD; this is encoded by the coding sequence ATGGAATTCACACTACAACCCGAAGACAACGCCCGCCTTGCCAACCTGTGCGGCACGCTGGATGAAAACATCAAGCAGATCGAAACTGCGCTGGAGGTCAACATCAACCGCCGCGGCGGCACTTTCAGCATCAGCGGCAAGCAGGATAACACGCGCCTGGCGGCACAGCTGATCGAGAACTTCTACATCCGCGCAAAAAAACCGATTGAGCTGGAAGACATTCAATTAGGCCTGGTGGAAATCGACAAGCTCAAGCCTGAAGATGTCACCACCAGCGCCATGCCGGTATTGATGACGCGCCGCGGCGACCTGCATGGCCGCACGCCCAGGCAAGTTGCCTACCTGCAGCAGATTCAGGATCACGACATCACCTTCGGCATCGGCCCTGCCGGTACCGGTAAGACCTATCTGGCCGTTGCCAGCGCAGTAGACGCCATGACGCGTGACCGCGTCAAGCGCATCGTACTGGTGCGCCCGGCGGTTGAAGCCGGCGAGCGTTTAGGTTTTTTACCCGGGGATTTAAACCAGAAAGTAGACCCTTACCTGCGCCCCTTGTATGATGCACTCTATGACCTGGCAGGTTACGACACCGTCAACAAGATGTTCGAACGCGGCGCGATTGAAGTCGCCCCGCTGGCCTATATGCGTGGCCGCACGCTGAACCAGAGCTTCATTATCCTGGACGAAGCGCAGAACACAACGCCTGAACAGATGAAAATGTTCCTGACCCGCATCGGCTTCGGCACCAAGGCCGTGATTACCGGTGACGTAACGCAGGTTGATTTGCAGCGCCACCAGAAGAGCGGCCTGGTAGAAGCGCAGAAGGTATTGAAAGACATCAAGGGCATTGCCATGACACACTTCCTGTCGGGCGATGTCGTGCGTCATCCCCTGGTGCAGAAGATCGTCAATGCGTATGAGAACTATGAGCAGAACCACAAGGATTAA
- a CDS encoding DUF805 domain-containing protein: MTFQESIQICFQKYADFNGRAKRSEYWWFELFLFLASLVLGIVSDMLPGIFALATLLPALAVGARRLHDINKSGWFQLIWIIPILGWIYMIYLLVQDGDAAANQYGEPPAN; the protein is encoded by the coding sequence ATGACATTTCAAGAATCGATTCAAATCTGTTTTCAGAAATATGCGGACTTCAATGGCCGCGCTAAAAGGTCGGAATATTGGTGGTTTGAGCTTTTTCTTTTCCTGGCCAGCCTGGTATTAGGTATCGTGAGCGACATGCTGCCAGGCATATTTGCCCTGGCAACATTACTGCCAGCGCTTGCAGTAGGCGCGCGCCGCCTGCATGACATCAACAAAAGCGGCTGGTTTCAGCTGATATGGATCATCCCCATACTCGGCTGGATATACATGATTTATTTATTGGTACAGGATGGCGATGCAGCGGCCAACCAGTATGGCGAACCACCCGCAAATTAA
- the glyQ gene encoding glycine--tRNA ligase subunit alpha yields MALTFQEIILTLQKYWSDKGCALLQPYDMEVGAGTSHTATFLRSLGPEPWKAAYVQPSRRPKDGRYGENPNRLQHYYQFQVVLKPAPADILELYLGSLEALGFDLKKNDIRFVEDDWENPTLGAWGLGWEVWLNGMEVTQFTYFQQVGGIDCKPITGEITYGLERLAMYLQGVDNVYNLKWTEGLSYGDVYLQNEQEQSAYNFEHSDADFLFTAFNAHEKQAKHLMESQLALPAYEQVLKAAHTFNLLDARGAISVTERAGYIGRIRNLARSVAASYLDSRARLGFPMAPKNWADEVLEKLNKEKLEKDKKAA; encoded by the coding sequence ATGGCTTTGACATTTCAAGAGATCATTCTCACCCTGCAAAAATACTGGAGCGACAAAGGCTGCGCCTTGCTGCAACCGTATGACATGGAAGTCGGCGCAGGCACCTCGCACACGGCGACATTTTTACGTTCATTAGGCCCTGAACCATGGAAAGCGGCTTATGTACAACCCAGCCGCCGTCCTAAAGATGGCCGCTATGGCGAGAACCCGAACCGTTTACAGCATTACTACCAGTTCCAGGTAGTACTCAAGCCAGCCCCGGCTGATATTCTTGAATTGTATCTGGGCTCACTGGAAGCACTGGGCTTTGACCTGAAAAAGAATGACATCCGCTTTGTAGAAGATGACTGGGAAAACCCGACACTGGGCGCATGGGGCCTGGGCTGGGAAGTCTGGCTAAACGGCATGGAAGTGACGCAATTCACTTACTTCCAGCAGGTTGGCGGCATAGACTGCAAACCGATCACCGGTGAGATCACTTACGGCCTCGAGCGCCTGGCCATGTACCTGCAAGGTGTGGACAATGTTTACAACCTTAAATGGACTGAAGGCCTGAGCTATGGCGATGTGTACCTGCAGAACGAACAGGAGCAGAGCGCCTACAACTTTGAACACTCGGATGCAGACTTTCTGTTTACCGCTTTCAACGCACACGAAAAGCAGGCTAAACACCTGATGGAAAGCCAATTGGCATTACCGGCTTACGAGCAGGTTTTAAAAGCGGCGCACACTTTCAACCTGCTGGATGCACGCGGTGCGATCTCGGTCACCGAGCGCGCCGGCTACATTGGCCGCATCCGTAACCTGGCACGTTCTGTTGCCGCCAGCTACCTGGACAGCCGCGCCCGGCTTGGCTTCCCGATGGCGCCTAAAAACTGGGCAGATGAAGTGCTGGAAAAACTGAATAAAGAAAAGCTGGAAAAAGATAAAAAAGCTGCTTAA
- the mscL gene encoding large conductance mechanosensitive channel protein MscL, with protein sequence MSIASEFKAFALRGNVMDLAVGVIIGAAFGKIVDSLVGDIIMPLVGKIIGSVDFTNMFVALAPIPEGNAGTYAALKAAGVPMLAYGNFLTILINFIILAFVIFMLVKQMNRLKKAEPAPPPAPTAEDVLLLREIRDALKK encoded by the coding sequence ATGAGTATTGCATCCGAATTTAAAGCGTTCGCCCTGCGCGGCAATGTAATGGACCTGGCGGTGGGCGTCATCATCGGCGCGGCGTTCGGCAAGATTGTTGATTCACTGGTGGGGGACATCATCATGCCATTGGTCGGCAAGATCATCGGCAGCGTGGATTTCACCAATATGTTCGTGGCACTGGCGCCGATCCCGGAAGGCAACGCCGGCACCTATGCCGCGCTGAAGGCGGCTGGCGTCCCCATGCTGGCTTACGGCAATTTTCTTACGATCCTGATCAATTTCATTATCCTGGCTTTTGTCATTTTCATGCTGGTGAAGCAGATGAACCGCCTGAAAAAAGCAGAACCTGCACCGCCGCCTGCGCCAACCGCTGAAGATGTGCTGCTGCTGCGTGAAATTCGCGATGCGCTGAAGAAATAA